A single Euwallacea similis isolate ESF13 chromosome 1, ESF131.1, whole genome shotgun sequence DNA region contains:
- the LOC136413227 gene encoding zinc finger protein 665-like isoform X1 produces the protein MNNDNQNTIQTIHGGNSSNEVSSQRQNATTIPTDLRVNTTALNAVALSSVAKYWVLTNLLPGPIPQVSVYGLSGTGRDNQGKLTQETVLSQHATGVLQADPQLLLQQHAQIPVTSIATSQGTIGIPAGTIHLENAQTMSQQQPTHHVDHGQQMSRGEVRIPNSQPSHNQQNLVQVQVNQDNMVSVIDENTDKHNKDILAAQIQAAQMQLNESQINAQVLTVQQLHQLQAQQVQQVLDNVMVRMENSLEQNQTQHTPQQHQPHAEQQSNLTENMEMVKEEKSVQCKFLTNAQLGLQEVKGSVMDVRTMDGSIVKIQTNMQEQDLAKTLGVEMVQNMYKVNVDDLNQLLAYHEIFGKLQNQTEVSSSQGHTATNTTTINMQPQNSSNVTIITKDEQEHQNVPAVQHNENNTTSVITGSHQCDLCLKSFQFRYQLIVHRRYHNEKKPFTCQVCGKAFPNSTELSRHGKCHLGGSMFTCTICFHVFANAPTLERHMKRHSADKPYGCTTCGKTFARKEHLENHMRCHTGDTPYRCQFCGKNFTRKEHMVNHVRKHTGETPHRCEICKKSFTRKEHFMNHVMWHTGETPHCCTICGKKYTRKEHLANHMRSHTNDTPFRCEICGKAFTRKEHFTNHIMWHTGETPHRCDFCSKTFTRKEHLLNHVRQHTGESPHRCMYCNKSFTRKEHLTNHVRQHTGETPFKCTYCPKAFTRKDHLVNHIRQHTGESPHKCTYCTKSFTRKEHLNNHIRQHTGESPHKCHFCAKSFTRKEHLTNHVRIHTGESPHRCEFCQKTFTRKEHLTNHLRQHTGETPHCCNVCSKPFTRKEHLLIHMRSHTGERPFSCNECGKSFPLKGNLLFHQRSHTKGQQAERPFRCDLCGKDFMCKGHLVSHRRSHGGEKPFNCSECGKSFAEKGNLLRHTKKHALDREKAEMNEQAQGMSVQQQQQQQQQQNQTQSNLQQQLSQVNQPQQQQPTNGNLVQGSHLIHAAGHHSVVVPTNASVLASY, from the exons ATGAATAACGACAACCAAAATACCATTCAAACTATCCATGGAGGAAATTCAAGCAATGag GTTTCATCTCAAAGGCAAAATGCGACGACAATACCCACTGATCTCCGGGTAAATACCACTGCATTGAATGCAGTGGCACTGAGTAGTGTTGCAAAGTATTGGGTGCTCACTAACCTTTTGCCTGGCCCAATTCCACAAGTGTCAGTCTATGGTTTGTCTGGAACTGGAAGGGACAATCAAGGAAAGCTTACTCAA GAAACAGTTCTAAGTCAGCATGCAACTGGTGTGTTGCAAGCAGATCCGCAATTGTTGCTACAACAACATGCCCAAATCCCAGTTACCAGCATTGCAACATCCCAAGGTACCATTGGAATACCAGCTGGGACCATTCATTTGGAAAATGCACAGACTATGTCGCAGCAACAGCCAACTCATCATGTTGATCATGGACAGCAGATGAGTAGGGGTGAAGTAAGG ATTCCTAATTCACAGCCAAGCCATAATCAACAAAATCTAGTGCAAGTTCAAGTTAACCAGGACAATATGGTGTCTGTGATTGATGAGAACACTGACAAGCATAATAAGGATATTTTGGCAGCACAAATCCAAGCTGCCCAGATGCAGTTAAATGAATCTCAAATTAATGCTCAGGTGTTAACAGTGCAGCAACTACATCAGCTGCAAGCTCAACAAGTGCAGCAAGTACTGGACAATGTTATG GTGAGAATGGAGAATTCGTTAGAACAAAACCAGACCCAGCATACGCCACAGCAGCATCAACCACATGCAGAACAACAAAGCAATCTTACAGAAAATATGGAGATGGTGAAAGAAGAGAAATCAGTTCAGTGCAAATTTTTGACTAATGCTCAATTGGGGCTGCAAGAGGTCAAGGGGAGTGTTATGGATGTTCGTACTATGGATGGGAGTATTG tgaaaattcaaacaaatatGCAAGAACAGGATCTAGCCAAAACACTGGGGGTTGAAATGGTCCAAAACATGTACAAAGTGAATGTTGATGATTTAAACCAACTTCTAGCATATCacgaaatttttggaaaacttcAGAACCAAA CTGAAGTCAGCAGTAGTCAAGGACATACTGCCACCAATACTACCACAATTAATATGCAACCTCAGAACTCTTCAAATGTTACCATAATTACTAAAGATGAGCAGGAGCATCAAAATGTGCCAGCAGTGCAACATAATGAGAACAATACAACATCAGTTATAACTGGGAGTCATCAGTGTGATTTGTGTTTGAAATCATTTCAGTTTCGATATCAGTTAATTGTCCATAGAAGGTATCACAACGAGAAGAAACCCTTTACTTGTCAG GTATGTGGCAAGGCTTTTCCAAACAGCACCGAGTTGTCTCGTCACGGCAAGTGTCATCTTGGTGGCAGCATGTTCACCTGTACCATTTGCTTCCACGTGTTTGCAAATGCTCCTACTTTGGAAAGGCACATGAAACGACATTCTGCGGACAAACCGTATGGCTGTACCACTTGTGGGAAAACATTTGCCCGCAAAGAACATCTGGAAAACCATATGAGGTGCCATACGGGGGACACTCCATATCGCTGTCAGTTTTGTGGCAAAAATTTTACGCGGAAGGAACATATGGTGAACCATGTCAGAAAGCATACTGGGGAAACTCCGCATAG GTGCGAGATTTGCAAGAAATCCTTCACACGAAAAGAACATTTTATGAACCATGTGATGTGGCACACGGGGGAAACACCTCACTGTTGCACTATTTGTGGCAAAAAATACACCAGGAAGGAACATCTGGCTAATCATATGAGAAGCCACACCAATGATACGCCATTCAGGTGCGAGATTTGCGGAAAAGCGTTCACGAGAAAAGAACACTTTACCAATCATATCATGTGGCACACGGGCGAGACTCCGCATAGATGTGATTTTTGCTCGAAAACATTCACCAGAAAAGAGCACCTGCTTAACCATGTTAGGCAACATACGGGGGAATCTCCCCATCGTTGCATGTACTGTAACAAATCGTTTACAAGGAAGGAGCATTTAACCAATCACGTGCGACAGCATACAg GTGAAACTCCTTTTAAATGCACCTACTGCCCGAAAGCATTCACCCGCAAAGATCATTTAGTGAACCATATTCGACAACATACTGGCGAGTCTCCGCACAAGTGCACTTACTGTACCAAGTCATTCACGAGAAAAGAACATCTGAATAACCACATTCGACAGCACACTGGAGAGTCACCACACAAGTGCCATTTTTGTGCCAAATCTTTCACTAGGAAGGAGCATTTGACGAATCACGTTCGCATCCATACAG GTGAATCTCCGCATCGGTGtgaattttgtcaaaaaacgTTCACACGTAAGGAACATTTAACGAACCATTTGAGACAACACACGGGCGAAACACCACATTGTTGCAACGTGTGTTCAAAACCCTTCACTAGAAAGGAACACCTGTTGATCCATATGAGATCGCATACTGGCGAAAGACCATTTTCGTGTAACGAGTGTGGAAAATCGTTTCCTCTTAAAG GGAATCTCCTTTTCCATCAACGATCGCACACAAAGGGTCAACAAGCCGAACGTCCGTTCAGATGTGATCTGTGCGGCAAAGATTTTATGTGTAAAGGTCACTTGGTCTCACACCGACGATCACACGGTGGTGAAAAACCTTTCAACTGCTCGGAGTGCGGAAAGTCATTCGCCGAAAAGGGCAACTTGTTGCGCCATACTAAGAAACATGCGCTGGATCGTGAAAAGGCCGAGATGAACGAACAGGCGCAAGGTATGT CAGTTCAACAACAACAACAGCAGCAGCAACAACAAAATCAGACCCAATCTAACTTGCAACAACAACTATCACAAGTTAATCAGCCGCAACAGCAGCAACCGACCAATGGTAACTTGGTGCAAGGCAGTCACCTGATTCACGCTGCTGGGCACCATTCGGTGGTGGTTCCTACGAACGCCAGCGTGTTGGCGTCCTACTAG
- the LOC136413227 gene encoding zinc finger protein 665-like isoform X3, with product MNNDNQNTIQTIHGGNSSNEVSSQRQNATTIPTDLRVNTTALNAVALSSVAKYWVLTNLLPGPIPQVSVYGLSGTGRDNQGKLTQETVLSQHATGVLQADPQLLLQQHAQIPVTSIATSQGTIGIPAGTIHLENAQTMSQQQPTHHVDHGQQMSRGEIPNSQPSHNQQNLVQVQVNQDNMVSVIDENTDKHNKDILAAQIQAAQMQLNESQINAQVLTVQQLHQLQAQQVQQVLDNVMVRMENSLEQNQTQHTPQQHQPHAEQQSNLTENMEMVKEEKSVQCKFLTNAQLGLQEVKGSVMDVRTMDGSIVKIQTNMQEQDLAKTLGVEMVQNMYKVNVDDLNQLLAYHEIFGKLQNQTEVSSSQGHTATNTTTINMQPQNSSNVTIITKDEQEHQNVPAVQHNENNTTSVITGSHQCDLCLKSFQFRYQLIVHRRYHNEKKPFTCQVCGKAFPNSTELSRHGKCHLGGSMFTCTICFHVFANAPTLERHMKRHSADKPYGCTTCGKTFARKEHLENHMRCHTGDTPYRCQFCGKNFTRKEHMVNHVRKHTGETPHRCEICKKSFTRKEHFMNHVMWHTGETPHCCTICGKKYTRKEHLANHMRSHTNDTPFRCEICGKAFTRKEHFTNHIMWHTGETPHRCDFCSKTFTRKEHLLNHVRQHTGESPHRCMYCNKSFTRKEHLTNHVRQHTGETPFKCTYCPKAFTRKDHLVNHIRQHTGESPHKCTYCTKSFTRKEHLNNHIRQHTGESPHKCHFCAKSFTRKEHLTNHVRIHTGESPHRCEFCQKTFTRKEHLTNHLRQHTGETPHCCNVCSKPFTRKEHLLIHMRSHTGERPFSCNECGKSFPLKGNLLFHQRSHTKGQQAERPFRCDLCGKDFMCKGHLVSHRRSHGGEKPFNCSECGKSFAEKGNLLRHTKKHALDREKAEMNEQAQGMSVQQQQQQQQQQNQTQSNLQQQLSQVNQPQQQQPTNGNLVQGSHLIHAAGHHSVVVPTNASVLASY from the exons ATGAATAACGACAACCAAAATACCATTCAAACTATCCATGGAGGAAATTCAAGCAATGag GTTTCATCTCAAAGGCAAAATGCGACGACAATACCCACTGATCTCCGGGTAAATACCACTGCATTGAATGCAGTGGCACTGAGTAGTGTTGCAAAGTATTGGGTGCTCACTAACCTTTTGCCTGGCCCAATTCCACAAGTGTCAGTCTATGGTTTGTCTGGAACTGGAAGGGACAATCAAGGAAAGCTTACTCAA GAAACAGTTCTAAGTCAGCATGCAACTGGTGTGTTGCAAGCAGATCCGCAATTGTTGCTACAACAACATGCCCAAATCCCAGTTACCAGCATTGCAACATCCCAAGGTACCATTGGAATACCAGCTGGGACCATTCATTTGGAAAATGCACAGACTATGTCGCAGCAACAGCCAACTCATCATGTTGATCATGGACAGCAGATGAGTAGGGGTGAA ATTCCTAATTCACAGCCAAGCCATAATCAACAAAATCTAGTGCAAGTTCAAGTTAACCAGGACAATATGGTGTCTGTGATTGATGAGAACACTGACAAGCATAATAAGGATATTTTGGCAGCACAAATCCAAGCTGCCCAGATGCAGTTAAATGAATCTCAAATTAATGCTCAGGTGTTAACAGTGCAGCAACTACATCAGCTGCAAGCTCAACAAGTGCAGCAAGTACTGGACAATGTTATG GTGAGAATGGAGAATTCGTTAGAACAAAACCAGACCCAGCATACGCCACAGCAGCATCAACCACATGCAGAACAACAAAGCAATCTTACAGAAAATATGGAGATGGTGAAAGAAGAGAAATCAGTTCAGTGCAAATTTTTGACTAATGCTCAATTGGGGCTGCAAGAGGTCAAGGGGAGTGTTATGGATGTTCGTACTATGGATGGGAGTATTG tgaaaattcaaacaaatatGCAAGAACAGGATCTAGCCAAAACACTGGGGGTTGAAATGGTCCAAAACATGTACAAAGTGAATGTTGATGATTTAAACCAACTTCTAGCATATCacgaaatttttggaaaacttcAGAACCAAA CTGAAGTCAGCAGTAGTCAAGGACATACTGCCACCAATACTACCACAATTAATATGCAACCTCAGAACTCTTCAAATGTTACCATAATTACTAAAGATGAGCAGGAGCATCAAAATGTGCCAGCAGTGCAACATAATGAGAACAATACAACATCAGTTATAACTGGGAGTCATCAGTGTGATTTGTGTTTGAAATCATTTCAGTTTCGATATCAGTTAATTGTCCATAGAAGGTATCACAACGAGAAGAAACCCTTTACTTGTCAG GTATGTGGCAAGGCTTTTCCAAACAGCACCGAGTTGTCTCGTCACGGCAAGTGTCATCTTGGTGGCAGCATGTTCACCTGTACCATTTGCTTCCACGTGTTTGCAAATGCTCCTACTTTGGAAAGGCACATGAAACGACATTCTGCGGACAAACCGTATGGCTGTACCACTTGTGGGAAAACATTTGCCCGCAAAGAACATCTGGAAAACCATATGAGGTGCCATACGGGGGACACTCCATATCGCTGTCAGTTTTGTGGCAAAAATTTTACGCGGAAGGAACATATGGTGAACCATGTCAGAAAGCATACTGGGGAAACTCCGCATAG GTGCGAGATTTGCAAGAAATCCTTCACACGAAAAGAACATTTTATGAACCATGTGATGTGGCACACGGGGGAAACACCTCACTGTTGCACTATTTGTGGCAAAAAATACACCAGGAAGGAACATCTGGCTAATCATATGAGAAGCCACACCAATGATACGCCATTCAGGTGCGAGATTTGCGGAAAAGCGTTCACGAGAAAAGAACACTTTACCAATCATATCATGTGGCACACGGGCGAGACTCCGCATAGATGTGATTTTTGCTCGAAAACATTCACCAGAAAAGAGCACCTGCTTAACCATGTTAGGCAACATACGGGGGAATCTCCCCATCGTTGCATGTACTGTAACAAATCGTTTACAAGGAAGGAGCATTTAACCAATCACGTGCGACAGCATACAg GTGAAACTCCTTTTAAATGCACCTACTGCCCGAAAGCATTCACCCGCAAAGATCATTTAGTGAACCATATTCGACAACATACTGGCGAGTCTCCGCACAAGTGCACTTACTGTACCAAGTCATTCACGAGAAAAGAACATCTGAATAACCACATTCGACAGCACACTGGAGAGTCACCACACAAGTGCCATTTTTGTGCCAAATCTTTCACTAGGAAGGAGCATTTGACGAATCACGTTCGCATCCATACAG GTGAATCTCCGCATCGGTGtgaattttgtcaaaaaacgTTCACACGTAAGGAACATTTAACGAACCATTTGAGACAACACACGGGCGAAACACCACATTGTTGCAACGTGTGTTCAAAACCCTTCACTAGAAAGGAACACCTGTTGATCCATATGAGATCGCATACTGGCGAAAGACCATTTTCGTGTAACGAGTGTGGAAAATCGTTTCCTCTTAAAG GGAATCTCCTTTTCCATCAACGATCGCACACAAAGGGTCAACAAGCCGAACGTCCGTTCAGATGTGATCTGTGCGGCAAAGATTTTATGTGTAAAGGTCACTTGGTCTCACACCGACGATCACACGGTGGTGAAAAACCTTTCAACTGCTCGGAGTGCGGAAAGTCATTCGCCGAAAAGGGCAACTTGTTGCGCCATACTAAGAAACATGCGCTGGATCGTGAAAAGGCCGAGATGAACGAACAGGCGCAAGGTATGT CAGTTCAACAACAACAACAGCAGCAGCAACAACAAAATCAGACCCAATCTAACTTGCAACAACAACTATCACAAGTTAATCAGCCGCAACAGCAGCAACCGACCAATGGTAACTTGGTGCAAGGCAGTCACCTGATTCACGCTGCTGGGCACCATTCGGTGGTGGTTCCTACGAACGCCAGCGTGTTGGCGTCCTACTAG
- the LOC136413227 gene encoding zinc finger protein 665-like isoform X4 → MNNDNQNTIQTIHGGNSSNEVSSQRQNATTIPTDLRVNTTALNAVALSSVAKYWVLTNLLPGPIPQVSVYGLSGTGRDNQGKLTQETVLSQHATGVLQADPQLLLQQHAQIPVTSIATSQGTIGIPAGTIHLENAQTMSQQQPTHHVDHGQQMSRGEVRIPNSQPSHNQQNLVQVQVNQDNMVSVIDENTDKHNKDILAAQIQAAQMQLNESQINAQVLTVQQLHQLQAQQVQQVLDNVMVRMENSLEQNQTQHTPQQHQPHAEQQSNLTENMEMVKEEKSVQCKFLTNAQLGLQEVKGSVMDVRTMDGSIVKIQTNMQEQDLAKTLGVEMVQNMYKVNVDDLNQLLAYHEIFGKLQNQTEVSSSQGHTATNTTTINMQPQNSSNVTIITKDEQEHQNVPAVQHNENNTTSVITGSHQCDLCLKSFQFRYQLIVHRRYHNEKKPFTCQVCGKAFPNSTELSRHGKCHLGGSMFTCTICFHVFANAPTLERHMKRHSADKPYGCTTCGKTFARKEHLENHMRCHTGDTPYRCQFCGKNFTRKEHMVNHVRKHTGETPHRCEICKKSFTRKEHFMNHVMWHTGETPHCCTICGKKYTRKEHLANHMRSHTNDTPFRCEICGKAFTRKEHFTNHIMWHTGETPHRCDFCSKTFTRKEHLLNHVRQHTGESPHRCMYCNKSFTRKEHLTNHVRQHTGETPFKCTYCPKAFTRKDHLVNHIRQHTGESPHKCTYCTKSFTRKEHLNNHIRQHTGESPHKCHFCAKSFTRKEHLTNHVRIHTGESPHRCEFCQKTFTRKEHLTNHLRQHTGETPHCCNVCSKPFTRKEHLLIHMRSHTGERPFSCNECGKSFPLKGNLLFHQRSHTKGQQAERPFRCDLCGKDFMCKGHLVSHRRSHGGEKPFNCSECGKSFAEKGNLLRHTKKHALDREKAEMNEQAQVQQQQQQQQQQNQTQSNLQQQLSQVNQPQQQQPTNGNLVQGSHLIHAAGHHSVVVPTNASVLASY, encoded by the exons ATGAATAACGACAACCAAAATACCATTCAAACTATCCATGGAGGAAATTCAAGCAATGag GTTTCATCTCAAAGGCAAAATGCGACGACAATACCCACTGATCTCCGGGTAAATACCACTGCATTGAATGCAGTGGCACTGAGTAGTGTTGCAAAGTATTGGGTGCTCACTAACCTTTTGCCTGGCCCAATTCCACAAGTGTCAGTCTATGGTTTGTCTGGAACTGGAAGGGACAATCAAGGAAAGCTTACTCAA GAAACAGTTCTAAGTCAGCATGCAACTGGTGTGTTGCAAGCAGATCCGCAATTGTTGCTACAACAACATGCCCAAATCCCAGTTACCAGCATTGCAACATCCCAAGGTACCATTGGAATACCAGCTGGGACCATTCATTTGGAAAATGCACAGACTATGTCGCAGCAACAGCCAACTCATCATGTTGATCATGGACAGCAGATGAGTAGGGGTGAAGTAAGG ATTCCTAATTCACAGCCAAGCCATAATCAACAAAATCTAGTGCAAGTTCAAGTTAACCAGGACAATATGGTGTCTGTGATTGATGAGAACACTGACAAGCATAATAAGGATATTTTGGCAGCACAAATCCAAGCTGCCCAGATGCAGTTAAATGAATCTCAAATTAATGCTCAGGTGTTAACAGTGCAGCAACTACATCAGCTGCAAGCTCAACAAGTGCAGCAAGTACTGGACAATGTTATG GTGAGAATGGAGAATTCGTTAGAACAAAACCAGACCCAGCATACGCCACAGCAGCATCAACCACATGCAGAACAACAAAGCAATCTTACAGAAAATATGGAGATGGTGAAAGAAGAGAAATCAGTTCAGTGCAAATTTTTGACTAATGCTCAATTGGGGCTGCAAGAGGTCAAGGGGAGTGTTATGGATGTTCGTACTATGGATGGGAGTATTG tgaaaattcaaacaaatatGCAAGAACAGGATCTAGCCAAAACACTGGGGGTTGAAATGGTCCAAAACATGTACAAAGTGAATGTTGATGATTTAAACCAACTTCTAGCATATCacgaaatttttggaaaacttcAGAACCAAA CTGAAGTCAGCAGTAGTCAAGGACATACTGCCACCAATACTACCACAATTAATATGCAACCTCAGAACTCTTCAAATGTTACCATAATTACTAAAGATGAGCAGGAGCATCAAAATGTGCCAGCAGTGCAACATAATGAGAACAATACAACATCAGTTATAACTGGGAGTCATCAGTGTGATTTGTGTTTGAAATCATTTCAGTTTCGATATCAGTTAATTGTCCATAGAAGGTATCACAACGAGAAGAAACCCTTTACTTGTCAG GTATGTGGCAAGGCTTTTCCAAACAGCACCGAGTTGTCTCGTCACGGCAAGTGTCATCTTGGTGGCAGCATGTTCACCTGTACCATTTGCTTCCACGTGTTTGCAAATGCTCCTACTTTGGAAAGGCACATGAAACGACATTCTGCGGACAAACCGTATGGCTGTACCACTTGTGGGAAAACATTTGCCCGCAAAGAACATCTGGAAAACCATATGAGGTGCCATACGGGGGACACTCCATATCGCTGTCAGTTTTGTGGCAAAAATTTTACGCGGAAGGAACATATGGTGAACCATGTCAGAAAGCATACTGGGGAAACTCCGCATAG GTGCGAGATTTGCAAGAAATCCTTCACACGAAAAGAACATTTTATGAACCATGTGATGTGGCACACGGGGGAAACACCTCACTGTTGCACTATTTGTGGCAAAAAATACACCAGGAAGGAACATCTGGCTAATCATATGAGAAGCCACACCAATGATACGCCATTCAGGTGCGAGATTTGCGGAAAAGCGTTCACGAGAAAAGAACACTTTACCAATCATATCATGTGGCACACGGGCGAGACTCCGCATAGATGTGATTTTTGCTCGAAAACATTCACCAGAAAAGAGCACCTGCTTAACCATGTTAGGCAACATACGGGGGAATCTCCCCATCGTTGCATGTACTGTAACAAATCGTTTACAAGGAAGGAGCATTTAACCAATCACGTGCGACAGCATACAg GTGAAACTCCTTTTAAATGCACCTACTGCCCGAAAGCATTCACCCGCAAAGATCATTTAGTGAACCATATTCGACAACATACTGGCGAGTCTCCGCACAAGTGCACTTACTGTACCAAGTCATTCACGAGAAAAGAACATCTGAATAACCACATTCGACAGCACACTGGAGAGTCACCACACAAGTGCCATTTTTGTGCCAAATCTTTCACTAGGAAGGAGCATTTGACGAATCACGTTCGCATCCATACAG GTGAATCTCCGCATCGGTGtgaattttgtcaaaaaacgTTCACACGTAAGGAACATTTAACGAACCATTTGAGACAACACACGGGCGAAACACCACATTGTTGCAACGTGTGTTCAAAACCCTTCACTAGAAAGGAACACCTGTTGATCCATATGAGATCGCATACTGGCGAAAGACCATTTTCGTGTAACGAGTGTGGAAAATCGTTTCCTCTTAAAG GGAATCTCCTTTTCCATCAACGATCGCACACAAAGGGTCAACAAGCCGAACGTCCGTTCAGATGTGATCTGTGCGGCAAAGATTTTATGTGTAAAGGTCACTTGGTCTCACACCGACGATCACACGGTGGTGAAAAACCTTTCAACTGCTCGGAGTGCGGAAAGTCATTCGCCGAAAAGGGCAACTTGTTGCGCCATACTAAGAAACATGCGCTGGATCGTGAAAAGGCCGAGATGAACGAACAGGCGCAAG TTCAACAACAACAACAGCAGCAGCAACAACAAAATCAGACCCAATCTAACTTGCAACAACAACTATCACAAGTTAATCAGCCGCAACAGCAGCAACCGACCAATGGTAACTTGGTGCAAGGCAGTCACCTGATTCACGCTGCTGGGCACCATTCGGTGGTGGTTCCTACGAACGCCAGCGTGTTGGCGTCCTACTAG